Proteins encoded within one genomic window of Glandiceps talaboti chromosome 3, keGlaTala1.1, whole genome shotgun sequence:
- the LOC144432675 gene encoding adhesion G-protein coupled receptor G6-like produces the protein MVQVIFLIGSFFVDFAPIIPEVCTAIAVLLHYFLLVVMAWMVLEAIQMYLLLVKVFQAYYRNFMVKISIIGWGIPLVIVVITVAVDVGNYGYRYNNTLCWLSRYAFLGAFLAPMSLVLIFNTVIFCLVIYQICGLNSKALTANERFTITAQLRAAVGFMVLLGLTWILAIFAIGDASLVFQYLFAIFNSLQGLFIFIFHCAMKKEIQSEWRKSFCKCIVDKYTSNGDTDTSRKATDVKYNYNTHESEVKMDSSTVTTGHM, from the exons ATGGTACAGGTTATATTTCTGATTGGTTCATTCTTTGTGGACTTTGCACCAATCATACCTGAGGTCTGTACAGCCATAGCCGTGCTGTTACACTATTTCCTATTGGTTGTAATGGCATGGATGGTATTGGAAGCAATCCAGATGTATTTGTTGCTGGTGAAAGTATTTCAGGCCTACTACAGAAACTTCATGGTCAAAATTTCGATAATTGGCTGGG GTATTCCATTGGTTATTGTAGTCATCACTGTTGCAGTGGACGTTGGTAACTATGGCTACCGTTATAACAATACGTT ATGTTGGTTGTCCAGATATGCCTTCCTTGGTGCATTCCTAGCCCCGATGTCTTTGGTCCTCATTTTCAACACAGTAATCTTTTGTCTTGTCATCTATCAAATCTGTGGATTGAACTCCAAGGCACTGACAGCCAATGAACGCTTTACTATCACAGCCCAACTGAGAGCAGCCGTTGGGTTTATGGTACTACTCGGACTGACTTGGATACTAGCCATCTTTGCTATCGGTGATGCCAGCTTAGTCTTCCAGTATTTGTTTGCTATATTCAACTCACTTCAAGgcttgtttattttcatctttcaCTGTGCCATGAAGAAGGAAATCCAAAGTGAATGGAGGAAGTCGTTCTGCAAGTGTATCGTGGACAAATATACATCTAATG GTGACACTGACACATCTAGAAAGGCAACGGATGTGAAGTACAATTATAATACACATGAAAGTGAAGTCAAAATGG ATTCTTCAACTGTGACAACGGGTCATATGTAG